Genomic window (Candidatus Cloacimonas sp.):
TATGAAAGAAGAGCCGGAACGCATAGCCAAGCTTTGGGAAATTACAAATTATATGCTAAAAGAATTCAAGGCAATGGGTTATAATACTGGAGACAGTTGCACGCCCGTGGTTCCATTACATATTGGCAATATGACGACAACTTTCACTATGTGGCGTCGTTTAGGCGAAGAGGGTGTTTTTATCAATCCAGTTGTTCCACCCGCTGTTCCACCCAATTCTTGTTTAATCAGAACCTCTTTTATGGCAACGCATACTAAAGACCAATTAGATATGGCCTTAGAGAAATTTGAAATCATTGGCAAAGAATTGAATATCATTTAATATATATTTTAGGGTTAGCATAGAATTTAGTAAGATAAATTAAGCCATATAGGGAGGAACAAATGGCGAGCAAAAGCAGTGTGGAATATTATTCCAATATGAAAGAAATGTCTCCTATCCGAGCTATTGCCGAAACCTTGATGAATAACCATTTAGTCCGCAAGGTAAATATCCGGGAGGCATACGAACTGGCAAAAAATCAGCCCGGCGTAACTGTTACCGATTTGCCGATGTATCCGGAATTTGTTAAACTTCACCAGCTTCCGAAAGATGCCAAAGTTATTAACGATTGTCACGGCAATATCATAGGTAGAACCGCAAAAGCACGCAGGTTTTACAATCGGGTAAATCCTTCGCTTAAAAATAAGCTGGAGAGTGACTTTCGGGAAGCCGTATGGCAAATGCAGCATTATCCGCTCATCAAAGCCGAAGCCATTTTGGGTATGGATAAGGATTTAATGCTGAAAGCCACTTTTGTAACCACTGAAAGCGATGCTGCCAATCTGTATTTTTGGTTGTTGAATTTTGCCCCTTATGAATCGCTGGCGGAAGAATATGAAGCAAGTCCCAAGCTTCCAATTCAGGATGTTATTTTAGTTGCTTTTAATGAATGGACTTGCAACGACGCCTATTATAACAATGTTGGCGCACCCCAACTGGCTTTGGTGGATGAAAAACACAATGTAATGGTCAACCTTGGGATGCGTTATTTCGGAGAACGCAAAAAGGGAACTTTAACTCTTGCTTGGACTTCCGGCATCCGAATCGGAATGGCTGCTTGCCATGGTGGCATTAAAGAAATTGATTTTAGCACTTGTAAAAACCCTGAATACCACAAATTAGGCAAAAGGTCAATCGCCTTTTACGGACTTTCCGGAACGGGAAAATCCAGCCACACCAATAATGCAGATAATGCAGGAACCTTGCCTGATGGCTTTTCCAAGGTTGTTTTACACGATGATGCCTTCCAAATTGATTTGGAAAATAAACTCTGCCGTGTTTGGGAGCCCACTTTATTTGATAAAACCGATAGCCGCACCGTGGATCATCCGGACTGGAAATATACTTTAACTTTAATGAATCATACCGTTTTAGATGTAAATGGCAAGCTTATTCCTTACGGACAAGACATCCGCAATTCCAATGGCAGAGCATTGTTTGATCGCTCTCTCTTGGGAAAATATGTAAACCGTTGTGCTTTTCCCAAAGCGTTGGTCTGGTTAATGAAGGATTCTGTATTGCCTCCAGTTTTACGATTGGAAAATAAATATCTGGCAATCGCGATGGGAGCTGCCTTAATGACCCAGCGCAATCGTGCCGAAAATGTCACCGAAGAAGAACTGAATAAGCTCGTTTTTGAACCTTTTGCCAATCCTTTTAGGGTGTATGAACTCTATCGCGATGTGGAAGCATTTTTGAATGTAGCTGATACTGGCGCCGATTTTTACTGTTTCAATTCGCGTGGCTACTGGAAAGAATCCGATGACATCCTTGAACCCATTCCTCTAAATACTTCTCTCACTCTGCAAACCGCGGTCTTAATGGAAAAATTACAATGGGAACCTTGGAAATTACTTCCCGGAGCGATGATTCCTACCCAGGAATCGGTTGAGGCAATTTTACCCGGTTATTACGATAAGTATAATTCCGCTTTGCGGAGCAACTACGATAAGTATATTGCTTTAATTAAAGATAGATTCCAGCAAAGAAAGGACTTTTTGCTTAGCAGCGATTTAACCGAAAAGCCGGATATCCAAGCAAAATTGATCCAATCATTACAGGTAAATGCCGATTAGAACTTTTTTGCTGGCATACTTTTCCCCGGCAAAATCAAAGGGCTTACCCAATTCCGAGGGGGTAAATGCTGCAAGCATCCTCCGTGGAAAGACCCTAAAATTATGCAGTAAAAAGTAACTTGCCCCAAAAATGTTATATAGATAGCGGGATAATTTTCCCGCTATTCTTTTTTTATCCTTGCCTAATTAGCAACCGTGGAGCTATGGTGCTGATCATTGGGTTTTGCCTAAGCAGCAGCACCGCAACTCTACCATAACTAATTAGGCAAGGATTGCGGGTTTATCACTTTCGAAACAAGGATTTTAGGTTTAGTTCACGCAGATGACGCTGATGACGCAGATTTGATTTTAGAAACAGGGATTTTAGAAAAGTATTTAGCCACCGAAGTCACCGATAATTATTTATGCAGATTATGCAGATGTAGCTTTAGAAGCAAGGATGTTAGAGCTATATTTTAGAAACAGGTATTTTAGAAAAGTATTTAGCCACCGAAGTCACCGAAAATTATTTATGCAAATTATGCAGATTTAGCTTTAGAAACAAGGATTTTAGGTTTAGTTCACGCAGATGACGCTGATGACGCAGATTTGATTTTAGAAACAAGGATTATAGGTTTACAGCTTTAGAAACAAGGATGTTAGAGCTATATTTTAGAAACAAGGATTTTAGGATTAAAGGATTTAGAGGATTTTTAAAGTTCCGTCAGGAACGATACATACTAACGACGGGTTTTTAACCCGGCGAAAATAAAAACAGTTAAAAAAGTCCCATCGGGACGACAGATTTTAGCGACGGGTTTTAACCCGGCGTAAAAATAATGGAGGGTTGACGTCCTCGTCAACCACAACAAACAAACTATCAAGCCATCATAGAATAAGGCGGAAACTTGATAACTCGTTTGTAAGGGGAACGACGAGATTTCGTTCTTCCTTTAATGTATTTCACAGATTTACTAAATAACTACTAACAAAATAACTTTGCACTTTGAACCCCTGCACTTTGAACTTTGCACTCACAACAAACAAACTATCAAGCTATTAAAAGATCGTAAACCTCTTAACTTCTAAAACCCTCTAAAGCATTATATTCTGCATCCTCATTATTGGAAAGTGCTATAAATCCCCCTCCCAAAAGTAAATCCTCTTCATATAAAACCAAGCCCTGCCCTGGGGTAATGGAAAGTTGCGGTTTGGCAAAAACCACTTCTATATTCTTATCATCTATTGGTGTTACAATACAATCGGCGGGTGTATGTTGCTGTCTTATTTTGGCTTTGGCGTTAAATTGTTTTTCCGGTGCAGAAATGGAAACCCAATTCATTCCTGTCGCGTTACAGCGATTTTTGTAGAGATATTTCTGAGTCCCCAAAACAATTCTATTTTTTGTGGCATCAATTTTCAGAACATAATAGGGCTCAGGCAAACCACTTACGCCCAAATTTCTTCTCTGGCCAATAGTGTAATTTATTATGCCTTTGTGCGTTCCCATAAATTTTCCATTTATATCTACAATTTCTCCCTGCTGATATTCATCCGCTTTAAAGAGCACTGCCAAATCTGAACTTTGTAAAAAATCCTGACTTTCCTGACGAGTTACAAGTTCGCCAAAGCCAATTTCAGCAGCCAATTTTTTTATTTCCGGCTTTGTAAAATCCCCTAACGGAAAAAGAGTTCCTGCCAATTGCTCTTGCGACAAAAAAGCCAGAAAATAGGACTGATCTTTATTTTTATCTCTTGCTCTTTTTATTTGGTAGCGTTGCAATTCGTTATTATAACCAATTTTAGCATAATGGCCAGTGGCAAAATAGTCAAATTCCAACCCCATTAACTTAGCTTTTTGGGGTAATAAGGCAAATTTTACATAGGCATTACAAACCAAACACGGATTAGGCGTTTCTCCCTGTAAATAGGTCTGGCAAAAATAGTTAATCACTTTCTGTTGAAATTCTTCCTGCAAAGGAATAACATAATGCTCTATACCCAATTTTTGGCATAAAATGGCAGCGGCACGAATACTTTCTTCTTGAGCGGGACCAAAACAACCACTTTTCATCACTTTTTCCATTGCTATGTTTTTATCCCAGGTCTGCATAGTGATGCCAATTACTCTATAACCGCTTTCTTTTAATAAATAGGCAGTCATAGCGGAATCAATCCCTCCGCTGATTCCGACTGCCACACAAGTTTTATTTTGCATATTCTTCCCTAAACTCAGAGTTTATGTTCATAAAGTTCTATCTGCTTTCCACTTTTATTAGTTCGTCAAAGAAAACATCCAACTGCTTGTCAATTATGTTCTTTCGCTTATTATTATTCCTTCGTGCTGCAAAATTTACCGATCCATAGATATTACCCAGATAGAAACCTGTGCCCACTGCGGCTAAAGCTGCTGAACTAAAATATAATTCATTTTTCCCCAATTCAAATACTGATCCCCAAATTAAGAGATTTGTAATAAAGGCGGAAATTGAGGTCTGCAATGCTCCTGCATAAGCATAACCGAGACCCGGAAAAATAGCTAAGCCACCTGCCAGATAAGGAGATTTATAATGCTGCTCTTTCATTTCCTGATTCAGTTTATTTAGTTTTGCCTTTATATCTTGATATTCTCTTTCAGTTATTGTCTTTAGCTTTTCTTCCACTTCTTTTTCCCTGCCCAGATAACTGCTGCTTAAACAATAAAGAGTTTTTTGCATAGGATTGGCTAAACTATCATTCAAAATCACTGCCAAATCAGGTCGGTTAATTTTTAGATGGGCAAAGGAATAATAAATATGGTCAATTGGATCGGAACATCCTTTAAGGTATTCTATCAAGCCATTATAATCTGCCCCCAACCAATAACAATTGCAAATCATAAAGTGGCAATAATCTTTATCTCCATCATTGTAATAGGACCTTTGATATTCAGTAATGGCACGATAGTATTCTTGCTTGGCAAAAAGTGAATCCGCAAAATTTACTTGTGCCGATAGAAAAGAAAATGACAATATTCCTATTATTGCCAACCAATATTTCATCTATCCTTATCTCCAATGCCCTCTTCCGGTAAATCTATATAATATTTCCTCATATCTATATATTTAGAAGGGTAATATTGAAGGTCTAATCCGCATCGCATAATCCTGTCCGTCCCTTTTAAAATTCCTTTAAAGATCCCGTATTTTTGAATACTGTCCGCTGTATAATGAGAACAACTTGGAAACATCATACATCTTTGCCCGTAGGTCGGCGAAATGAATTTCTGATAATAACTGATTACGATTGAGGAACTTGTAGATGAGGATGAGAATTTTGGATTAGATTCAGGGCTCTTCATCATATTCTCAGCACTCAAAATTGTATAATTGGTGAATATTTCAATAAGAATGAGCAGGATTTTTAAGTGGCACTGAAACAATAATCTTTCTCTGATTCTTATAATAATCATCATCATCCTCTGACGCAATCGTATTAATTATAGATACATATAAAGCTGCAGAAATGAGAATTCTTGCTCCACAACCTACTGCAGAATAGGTTAAATTAAGCTTATGAGATGCTTTAGTGTATGCAGTAGTATATGCTGTAACATAATCACTGCCTTTGGTCTGTAGTAAATAATTAACTTTCATTGGTTCTGGTTGAGGATCAGATATAGCAGCTCCTAATACACCAAGTACTCCACAAAAAAATCCCCCAAATCCGTAAACTATATTTCCTTTCGCATCTGCTTTACCTGCTGCTGCTCCTTCCAGATAAGGGTTCACTGTATTTACGGGATTAGTATTGTTTTGTTCTTCTGGTTGACTAATCTGACCATAAATATCACTCGTAATAAATGCAATGCCAATTATAAAGAAGATAGCCAGTTTCACCGATTTCATAAGTCCAACTCCTCTTGGTTTGGTTATAATACTCTTATTTTATACTGTTCCATAAACACAATTT
Coding sequences:
- a CDS encoding phosphoenolpyruvate carboxykinase (ATP), whose product is MASKSSVEYYSNMKEMSPIRAIAETLMNNHLVRKVNIREAYELAKNQPGVTVTDLPMYPEFVKLHQLPKDAKVINDCHGNIIGRTAKARRFYNRVNPSLKNKLESDFREAVWQMQHYPLIKAEAILGMDKDLMLKATFVTTESDAANLYFWLLNFAPYESLAEEYEASPKLPIQDVILVAFNEWTCNDAYYNNVGAPQLALVDEKHNVMVNLGMRYFGERKKGTLTLAWTSGIRIGMAACHGGIKEIDFSTCKNPEYHKLGKRSIAFYGLSGTGKSSHTNNADNAGTLPDGFSKVVLHDDAFQIDLENKLCRVWEPTLFDKTDSRTVDHPDWKYTLTLMNHTVLDVNGKLIPYGQDIRNSNGRALFDRSLLGKYVNRCAFPKALVWLMKDSVLPPVLRLENKYLAIAMGAALMTQRNRAENVTEEELNKLVFEPFANPFRVYELYRDVEAFLNVADTGADFYCFNSRGYWKESDDILEPIPLNTSLTLQTAVLMEKLQWEPWKLLPGAMIPTQESVEAILPGYYDKYNSALRSNYDKYIALIKDRFQQRKDFLLSSDLTEKPDIQAKLIQSLQVNAD
- the mnmA gene encoding tRNA 2-thiouridine(34) synthase MnmA, encoding MQNKTCVAVGISGGIDSAMTAYLLKESGYRVIGITMQTWDKNIAMEKVMKSGCFGPAQEESIRAAAILCQKLGIEHYVIPLQEEFQQKVINYFCQTYLQGETPNPCLVCNAYVKFALLPQKAKLMGLEFDYFATGHYAKIGYNNELQRYQIKRARDKNKDQSYFLAFLSQEQLAGTLFPLGDFTKPEIKKLAAEIGFGELVTRQESQDFLQSSDLAVLFKADEYQQGEIVDINGKFMGTHKGIINYTIGQRRNLGVSGLPEPYYVLKIDATKNRIVLGTQKYLYKNRCNATGMNWVSISAPEKQFNAKAKIRQQHTPADCIVTPIDDKNIEVVFAKPQLSITPGQGLVLYEEDLLLGGGFIALSNNEDAEYNALEGFRS
- the yidD gene encoding membrane protein insertion efficiency factor YidD: MMMIIIRIRERLLFQCHLKILLILIEIFTNYTILSAENMMKSPESNPKFSSSSTSSSIVISYYQKFISPTYGQRCMMFPSCSHYTADSIQKYGIFKGILKGTDRIMRCGLDLQYYPSKYIDMRKYYIDLPEEGIGDKDR